In the Colletotrichum higginsianum IMI 349063 chromosome 7 map unlocalized unitig_7, whole genome shotgun sequence genome, one interval contains:
- a CDS encoding DNA polymerase → MDLFRVRLNCIDHYQATPTHYDPQLRNDVGPGQAKKGPKVPVVRVFGSTETGQKVCAHIHGAFPYLYVEYQGSLEPEEGKGIASEFRGLADQYTVGAYIYRLHLSIDHALAVSYRRDQYGDNAKFVARITLVKGIPFYGFHVGYRFFLKIYMFNPIVMTRLADLLQQGVILKSKFQPYEAHLQYLLQFMTDYNLYGCGYLETSDVYFRGPVPSCEEEGNSQHLWHDRTIPHGRILDDLSLPRVSHCSIEVDICVQSIINRHMVKERRLHHDFVERVKPLPADVKLVYSMAGLWKDETRRRKLKMPNADPGSSPFPAEVLVSMSANARDSQPQGWIHEEEYKQGVDKLIDAEKDPEDQSKPNFETFVEQDRLESTVNTALQSVEDLYPANLLPALGLPSNHGPGVSNLASSIEVDEQGVLDLGGDDFDPYPADSDEEALIQMEEPKPRKGGITKGAANSEERRPGNRRKPSVNRSRTKPFNEETALAKNTANELESDLPLPQYKGVYASRLKTGKPPNVPAWDDLLIMAEEEGLVSKSKGDVASSRPRTTSAKRSLSPSGAAMFPAKRSKNGDSELSGLVMPVLRVPSRSILHIGLVSEKHNVKMLPPYTHEPPGLSQTTGSKPAANSKLAFPVVKSQDDPGTKLRLSQMSQPRASQQGDEDFQKHLSFNLATTETSNNQPKTPVSTKKVRISEPAEVLVGMETILHRVQTALGEFSAKRQFLVGSLPPASKDITSTMKDHQIPDVIYQDAYFSEEKDVPARPREYAGREFRLESNTLPFLADFDPNGTSVASMGIKPDAPIDKAKTGSLYEIQGKLCSYRSWEIAQPPPTFQEVRHWWEEKHPVRRKRSTSGAKIEGTPRAIGRHLSQIDGPTPKNKHGFKYSPKKKSTGVKHEAQYMSTMALEVHVNTRGKFVPNPDEDEVQCIFWSIKADSTTSSSQATAGGMIAGVVVLSPDGGLAARMRRYIPAEVVEEASELDLMVRMVEVVRSHDPDILTGYEVHGSSWGYLIERARVKYDYDLCDEFSRMKSNSHGRIGKENDRWGFNTTSTIRVTGRHMINIWRAMRGELNLLQYTMENVAWHVLHRRIPHYTWQTLTEWYNSSRQRDLDKLLRYYLARTRTDIHILESNELIPRTSEQARLLGVDFFSVFSRGSQFKVESIMFRIAKPENFMLVSPSRKQVGGQNALECLPLVMEPQSDFYNSPLLVLDFQSLYPSVMIAYNLCYSTFLGRIVSWRGMNKMGFTEYQRHRRLLELLKDYINITPNGMMFVRPEIRKSLLAKMLGEILETRVMVKAGMKQDKDDKTLQKLLNNRQLALKLLANVTYGYTSASFSGRMPCSEIADSIVQTGRETLERAIAFIHSQERWGAEVVYGDTDSLFVNLKGRTKDQAFDIGNEIAKAITDMSPRPIKLKFEKVYHPCVLLAKKRYVGYKYESKDQMKPEFDAKGIETVRRDGTPAEQKIEEKALRILFETADLSKVKAYFQQQCEKIMRGTVSVQDFCYAREVKLGTYSDKGPPPPGALISTKKMLEDARAEPQYGERVPYVVITGAPGARLIDRCVAPEDLLKDSHSQLDAEYYISKNLIPPLERIFNLVGANVRQWYDEMPKVQRIRRVDQTLGGGLNKKTLESYLKSASCVSCHIKMQVEGVLCFRCQQDAPSSLYRLQTRLNREERKYMEVVKICRSCSAMPAADEVPCDSKDCPVFYSRVKQSARLKTEKSALEPVIAELVAKAGRASLEW, encoded by the coding sequence ATGGACCTATTCCGGGTGAGACTGAACTGCATAGACCACTACCAGGCGACCCCGACGCATTATGATCCGCAGTTGAGGAACGATGTCGGCCCTGGTCAAGCGAAGAAAGGTCCGAAAGTCCCAGTTGTGAGGGTTTTCGGTTCAACTGAAACCGGCCAAAAAGTGTGCGCTCATATTCATGGTGCCTTCCCCTATCTATATGTCGAGTACCAAGGCAGCCTGGAGCCTGAAGAGGGTAAGGGAATCGCATCAGAATTCCGAGGCCTTGCTGACCAATACACAGTCGGAGCCTACATTTATCGGCTTCATTTGTCCATCGATCATGCCTTGGCCGTCAGCTATCGGCGCGATCAGTACGGAGACAATGCCAAGTTTGTCGCCCGCATCACACTGGTCAAAGGAATCCCGTTCTATGGCTTTCACGTGGGATACAGATTCTTCCTCAAGATCTACATGTTCAACCCTATCGTCATGACAAGACTAGCCGACCTACTTCAGCAAGGCGTCATCCTCAAGAGCAAATTCCAGCCCTACGAAGCTCATCTTCAATACTTGCTGCAGTTCATGACTGACTACAACTTGTACGGTTGTGGTTACCTGGAAACTTCTGATGTTTACTTCAGAGGCCCCGTTCCATCTTgcgaggaagagggcaaCTCTCAGCATCTGTGGCATGACAGAACGATTCCCCACGGCCGGATCCTTGATGACCTGAGTCTGCCCAGGGTCAGCCATTGCTCTATCGAGGTTGATATATGTGTTCAAAGCATCATCAATCGACACATGGTCAAAGagcgtcgtcttcatcatgACTTTGTAGAGCGTGTCAAGCCGCTTCCAGCCGACGTGAAGCTGGTGTACAGCATGGCAGGGCTTTGGAAAGACGAGACCCGCCGCCGGAAGTTGAAAATGCCTAACGCCGATCCCGGTAGCAGTCCATTCCCAGCGGAAGTCTTGGTTTCCATGTCCGCAAACGCGCGCGACTCACAACCGCAAGGGTGGATTCATGAGGAAGAATACAAACAGGGAGTAGACAAGCTTATCGATGCGGAGAAGGACCCGGAAGATCAATCCAAGCCGAATTTTGAGACATTTGTCGAGCAAGACCGACTGGAGTCCACGGTCAATACAGCGCTTCAATCCGTTGAGGACCTGTATCCAGCCAACCTTCTGCCAGCGCTGGGGTTACCTTCGAACCATGGACCGGGCGTCAGCAACCTGGCGAGCAGCATAGAGGTTGACGAGCAGGGCGTTCTCGATCTAGGCGGCGACGACTTCGATCCCTATCCTGCCGATTCTGACGAAGAGGCACTCATTCAGATGGAAGAACCGAAGCCAAGAAAGGGTGGTATCACGAAGGGCGCCGCCAATTCCGAGGAGCGGCGGCCAGGCAACCGACGAAAACCGTCTGTTAACAGGTCCCGCACGAAACCTTTCAACGAGGAAACGGCACTTGCCAAAAACACTGCGAACGAGTTAGAATCCGACCTCCCTCTGCCTCAATACAAAGGGGTCTATGCCAGTAGGCTGAAAACTGGGAAGCCGCCAAATGTGCCTGCTTGGGATGATCTTCTTATTATGGCTGAAGAGGAAGGGCTCGTATCTAAATCGAAAGGAGATGTGGCATCAAGCCGCCCACGAACGACGTCAGCGAAGCGAAGCCTATCGCCGTCTGGTGCAGCAATGTTTCCGGCCAAACGTTCCAAGAACGGTGACTCGGAGCTATCTGGCCTTGTGATGCCTGTACTCCGAGTCCCGTCTAGAAGCATACTGCATATCGGGCTTGTTTCCGAGAAGCATAATGTCAAGATGTTACCGCCGTACACCCATGAACCTCCTGGGCTCTCGCAGACTACCGGCTCGAAGCCCGCGGCGAATTCGAAGCTGGCCTTTCCAGTGGTCAAAAGCCAAGATGATCCAGGCACCAAGCTTCGACTGAGCCAAATGAGTCAACCTCGAGCTTCGCAGCAAGGCGATGAGGATTTCCAGAAGCATCTCTCTTTCAACTTGGCTACAACAGAAACAAGTAACAACCAGCCCAAGACACCAGTTTCGACCAAGAAAGTCCGGATATCAGAACCGGCAGAAGTCTTGGTTGGAATGGAGACGATATTGCACCGTGTCCAGACAGCTCTCGGGGAATTTTCCGCTAAGCGCCAGTTTCTGGTCGGATCACTGCCTCCTGCTTCGAAAGATATTACATCGACTATGAAGGACCACCAAATTCCGGATGTCATATACCAAGATGCCTACTTTAGCGAAGAGAAAGATGTTCCCGCACGGCCCAGAGAGTATGCTGGGCGAGAATTCCGCCTCGAGAGCAACACGCTGCCGTTTCTGGCCGACTTTGACCCGAATGGCACATCCGTAGCTAGCATGGGTATCAAACCAGACGCTCCaatcgacaaggccaagacAGGCTCACTGTATGAAATTCAGGGGAAGCTTTGCTCATACCGAAGCTGGGAAATAGCACAGCCACCGCCAACCTTCCAAGAAGTTCGGCATTGGTGGGAAGAGAAGCATCCCGTGCGGCGAAAACGCAGCACTTCTGGTGCCAAGATCGAGGGTACTCCTCGAGCGATAGGACGCCATCTTTCCCAGATTGACGGGCCGACTCCAAAGAATAAGCACGGCTTCAAGTActcgccgaagaagaagtcgaCCGGTGTCAAGCATGAGGCACAGTATATGAGCACTATGGCCCTCGAGGTTCACGTCAATACGAGAGGCAAATTCGTGCCCAAtcccgacgaggacgaggttcAGTGCATATTCTGGTCCATCAAAGCAGATagcaccaccagcagcagtcaAGCAACAGCGGGAGGGATGATTGCCGGGGTTGTTGTCTTGTCGCCAGATGGAGGTCTCGCTGCGAGAATGCGTCGATATATACCCGCAGAGGTCGTCGAAGAGGCTTCTGAGCTCGACCTCATGGTCCGGATGGTGGAAGTCGTCAGGAGCCACGATCCGGATATCTTAACGGGATATGAGGTCCATGGAAGCTCTTGGGGCTATCTCATCGAAAGAGCTCGTGTCAAATACGATTATGATCTTTGCGACGAGTTCTCACGCATGAAGAGCAACTCTCACGGTCGCATCGGCAAGGAAAACGACCGCTGGGGTTTCAATACGACCTCGACCATCCGCGTGACTGGCAGACACATGATCAACATCTGGCGGGCCATGCGAGGAGAGTTGAATCTGCTTCAGTACACCATGGAGAACGTTGCATGGCATGTTCTCCATCGTCGCATACCGCACTACACCTGGCAGACTTTGACGGAGTGGTACAACAGCAGCAGGCAACGGGATCTTGACAAGCTGCTACGTTACTATCTTGCGCGAACAAGGACAGACATCCATATCCTGGAGTCTAATGAGCTCATTCCCAGAACCAGTGAGCAGGCGAGACTGCTAGGCGTGGACTTCTTCTCCGTGTTCTCGCGTGGATCCCAGTTCAAGGTTGAATCCATCATGTTCAGGATTGCCAAGCCAGAAAACTTCATGCTCGTCTCTCCCAGCAGGAAACAGGTCGGGGGCCAAAATGCGCTCGAGTGTCTTCCTCTGGTTATGGAACCCCAAAGCGACTTTTACAACAGCCCCCTGTTGGTTCTTGACTTCCAAAGCCTATACCCCAGTGTCATGATCGCCTACAACCTCTGCTATTCGACATTCCTCGGTAGGATTGTCAGTTGGCGGGGTATGAACAAGATGGGCTTCACCGAATACCAGAGGCACAGGCgtcttctcgagcttctgAAAGACTACATCAACATCACACCAAATGGCATGATGTTTGTCAGGCCTGAGATCCGCAAGTCGCTTCTTGCCAAGATGCTAGGCGAAATATTGGAGACGCGAGTGATGGTTAAGGCCGGGATGAAGCAAgacaaggacgacaagacgCTTCAAAAACTGCTTAACAACAGACAGCTGGCGCTGAAGCTCCTCGCGAACGTCACGTACGGCTACACTTCGGCGTCTTTCTCTGGACGCATGCCATGCTCGGAGATCGCCGACAGCATCGTCCAGACGGGCCGAGAGACATTGGAACGAGCCATCGCATTTATCCACTCACAGGAGCGGTGGGGCGCCGAGGTGGTTTACGGTGACACGGATAGTCTGTTTGTCAATCTCAAGGGCCGCACCAAGGACCAAGCCTTTGACATTGGCAACGAAatcgccaaggccatcaCGGACATGAGCCCAAGACCGATCAAGCTGAAATTTGAAAAGGTCTATCACCCATGCGTCCTCCTAGCCAAGAAGCGATACGTTGGCTACAAGTACGAGAGCAAGGATCAGATGAAGCCCGAGTTTGACGCCAAAGGCATCGAGACCGTCAGGCGGGATGGGACCCCAGCGGAGCAGAAGATAGAGGAGAAGGCGCTTCGGATTCTCTTCGAAACGGCCGATCTCAGCAAGGTCAAGGCTTActtccagcagcagtgcGAGAAGATCATGCGAGGGACCGTCTCGGTGCAGGATTTCTGCTACGCAAGAGAAGTCAAGCTAGGGACGTACAGCGACAAgggcccgccgccaccgggAGCACTCATCAGCACGAAAAAAATGCTCGAGGATGCGCGCGCAGAGCCGCAGTACGGAGAACGGGTACCATACGTGGTGATCACGGGAGCGCCCGGGGCGCGGCTGATAGACCGCTGCGTGGCGCCGGAAGACCTACTTAAGGACTCGCACTCTCAGCTGGACGCCGAGTACTACATCTCCAAGAACCTGATTCCGCCGCTGGAGAGAATCTTCAACCTCGTGGGCGCCAACGTGCGGCAGTGGTACGACGAGATGCCCAAAGTGCAACGCATCCGGCGAGTAGACCAGACGCTTGGAGGCGGGCTCAACAAGAAGACGCTGGAGTCATACCTGAAGTCGGCGTCATGCGTATCCTGCCACATCAAGATGCAGGTGGAAGGCGTGCTGTGCTTCAGGTGCCAGCAGGatgcgccgtcgtcgctgtaCCGCCTCCAGACGCGGCTGAAtcgggaggagaggaagtATATGGAGGTGGTCAAGATCTGCCGAAGCTGCTCAGCGATGCCTGCGGCGGATGAGGTGCCTTGCGATAGCAAAGACTGCCCCGTGTTTTACTCGCGGGTCAAGCAGAGCGCGCGACtcaagacggagaagagcGCTTTGGAGCCGGTCATTGCCGAGTTGGTTGCGAAGGCGGGGAGGGCGTCGTTGGAGTGGTGA
- a CDS encoding 60S ribosomal protein L21-A, with translation MGHPAGLRAGTRYAFSRNFREKGMIKLSTYLREYRVGDIVDIKANGAVQKGMPHKVYHGKTGVIYNVTKSAVGIIIYKKVKHRYLEKRINIRIEHISPSRSRDDFLRRVKENAALKKKAQAEGKPLQLKRLPLMPREARTVDFKENKPETVTPLPYETTI, from the exons ATGGGTCACCCAGCGGGTCTTCGCGCGGGAACGCGC TATGCGTTCAGCAGAAACTTCCGTGAGAAGGGTATGATCAAGCTCTCCACGTACCTCCGCGAGTACCGGGTTGGCGACATTGTCGACATCAAGGCCAACGGTGCCGTCCAGAAGGG TATGCCTCACAAGGTCTACCACGGCAAGACCGGTGTCATCTACAACGTCACCAAGTCTGCCGTCGGTATCATCATCTACAAGAAGGTGAAGCACCGCTACCTCGAGAAGCGCATCAACATCCGCATCGAGCACATTTCGCCCTCCCGTTCGAGAGACGACTTCCTTCGCCGCGTCAAGGAGAACGCCGccctcaagaagaaggcccaggccgagggcaAGCCCCTCCAGCTCAAGCGTCTCCCCCTTATGCCCCGCGAGGCCCGCACCGTCGACTTCAAGGAGAACAAGCCTGAGACTGTCACTCCCCTCCCTTACGAGACGACGATTTAG
- a CDS encoding Pre-mRNA-splicing factor SLU7 yields MPPPPPRKPDPKASAASKEENIYIPSFISKRPFYAGEEGDDQTDYLEHQRLQKKKDEQSQWYDRGRKAGPAATKFRKGACENCGAMTHKAKDCLSRPRAKGAKWTGKDIQADEVIQDVKLGWDAKRDRWNGYDPKEYRNVVEEFNQMEQLRKTALAKDGTEEEQDDGDKYAEENDMSKHQSTATRQLRIREDTAKYLVNLDLESAKYDPKTRSLVDSGATADKAANLFAEEGFMRGSGDASEFEKAQRYAWEAQEKSGDTTKHLQANPTAGEFYRKKEKEEAEKKRAEREKKLKEMYGDNSQYTMPDDVKNLITESEKYVEYDESGLIKGAPKVIAKSKYPEDVYIHNHTSVWGSWWSNFQWGYECCHSVVKNSYCTGEEGKQAWEASERQRTGAILAQQEAPSDTSKENKAHEEHAAKKPANKRTAEEMMGGVTEEEMEEYRRKRTAANDPMAKFLGKDELV; encoded by the coding sequence atgccaccgccgccaccccgaAAGCCCGATCCGAAGGCGTCTGCCGCTTCCAAGGAGGAAAACATATATATTCCTTCTTTCATTAGCAAACGTCCCTTCTATgcgggcgaggaaggcgatgATCAGACGGACTACCTCGAACATCAACGTctgcagaagaagaaggatgaGCAGTCGCAGTGGTACGACCGCGGCCGAAAGGCCGGTCCCGCAGCCACCAAGTTCCGCAAAGGGGCTTGTGAAAACTGCGGCGCCATGACGCACAAGGCCAAGGACTGCCTGAGCCGGCCGCGAGCGAAAGGCGCAAAGTGGACCGGCAAGGACATCCAGGCGGATGAGGTCATCCAAGACGTCAAGCTCGGCTGGGATGCCAAGCGTGACCGCTGGAATGGATACGACCCAAAGGAATATCGCAACGTCGTTGAGGAGTTCAATCAGATGGAACAGCTGCGGAAGACGGCGCTAGCGAAGGACGGGACGGAAGAGGAGCAAGACGACGGAGACAAATacgccgaggagaacgacATGAGCAAGCACCAAAGCACAGCTACGCGTCAGCTCAGAATACGAGAAGATACGGCCAAATACCTAGTCAATCTTGATCTCGAGTCAGCCAAGTACGACCCGAAGACGAGGTCCCTGGTCGACAGTGGCGCGACCGCAGACAAGGCTGCGAACCTGTTCGCGGAGGAAGGCTTCATGCGAGGCTCGGGCGACGCCAGCGAGTTCGAGAAGGCACAGCGATACGCCTGGGAGGCCCAGGAGAAGAGTGGCGACACCACGAAGCATTTGCAAGCAAACCCCACGGCAGGAGAGTTCTATcggaagaaggagaaggaagaggctGAGAAGAAGCGTGCCGAgcgggagaagaagctcaaggagatGTACGGCGACAACTCGCAGTACACAATGCCGGACGACGTCAAGAACCTCATTACCGAGTCTGAGAAGTACGTCGAATATGATGAGAGCGGTCTTATCAAGGGCGCGCCCAAGGTCATTGCAAAGTCGAAATACCCCGAGGACGTCTACATTCACAACCACACATCGGTGTGGGGCAGTTGGTGGTCCAACTTCCAATGGGGCTACGAGTGCTGCCATTCGGTGGTGAAGAATAGCTACTGCACAGGCGAGGAAGGCAAGCAGGCATGGGAAGCATCTGAGCGACAACGGACCGGCGCCATCCTGGCTCAACAGGAGGCACCATCGGATACTTCCAAGGAAAACAAGGCGCACGAAGAGCacgcggcgaagaagcccgCGAATAAGCGAACGGCGGAAGAGATGATGGGAGGTGTTACAGAGGAAGAGATGGAGGAATACAGAAGAAAACGGACAGCGGCAAACGATCCGATGGCCAAATTCTTGGGCAAGGATGAATTGGTTTGA
- a CDS encoding 40S ribosomal protein S9 — protein sequence MAPLTYSKTSKVPRRPFEAARLDSELKLVGEYGLRNKREVWRVQLTLSKIRRAARQLLTLDEKDPKRLFEGNALIRRLVRVGVLDESRMKLDYVLALKVEDFLERRLQTCVYKLGLAKSIHHARVLIRQRHIRVGKQIVNVPSFIVRLDSQKHIDFALTSPFGGGRPGRVRRKKAKAAEKADGGDDEEDEE from the exons ATGGCGCC TCTCACCTACTCCAAGACCTCCAAGGTCCCCCGTCGCCCTTTCGAGGCCGCCCGTCT TGACTCCGAGTTGAAGCTCGTTGGCGAGTACGGTCTCCGCAACAAGCGTGAGGTCTGGCGTGTCCAGCTTACCCTCTCCAAGATCCGTCGTGCTGCCCG TCAGCTCTTGACCCTTGACGAGAAGGACCCCAAGCGTCTCTTCGAGGGCAATGCCCTCATTCGCCGTCTCGTGCGCGTCGGTGTCCTCGACGAGTCCCGCATGAAGCTCGATTACGTCCTTGCCCTCAAGGTCGAGGATTTCCTTGAGCGCCGCCTCCAGACCTGCGTCTACAAGCTCGGCCTTGCCAAGTCCATCCACCACGCCCGTGTCCTCATCCGCCAGAGACACATTCGCGTCGGCAAGCAGATCGTCAACGTCCCTTCGTTCATCGTCCGTCTCGACTCCCAGAAGCACATCGACTTCGCCCTTACCTCGCCCTTCGGTGGTGGCCGCCCTGGCCGTGTCCGCAgaaagaaggccaaggctgCTGAGAAGGCCGATGGCGgtgatgacgaggaggatgaggagtAA
- a CDS encoding SLA2 protein — MAAVPDTRHTKTDQELAINIKKATNPDETAPKRKHVRSCIVYTWDHRSSQAFWAGMKVQPILADEVQTFKALITVHKVLQEGHPNTLREAMAQRGWIDSLNRGMGGEGVRGYSPLIREYVYYLLAKLSFHQQHPEFNGTFEYEEYLSLKAINDPNEGYETITDLMTLQDKIEQFQKLIFSHFRHVGNNECRISSLVPLVQESYGIYKFITSMLRAMHSTTGDGEALSPLRERYDAQHYRLVKFYYECSNLRYLTSLITIPKLPQDPPNLLAEDDEAPALPARPKQEIERRPTPPPEPKSQEPDDISEFWKNELERQNREYEEQQRVLEEQQRNQMMMQQQAQEQAQREFEEQQRRLAEQQRLEQEALMQQQMQYQTQGRLAELEQENFNARAQYERDQLMLQQYDQRVKALEGELSQIQGHFGQQITSKDDQIRALQEQVNTWRTKYEALAKLYSQLRHEHLDLLQKFKSVQLKAASAQEAIERREKLEREIKTKNLELADMIRERDRALHDKDRLSGANRDEVEKLKRELRMALDRADNVERSKGNELSTMLSKYNREMADLEEALRLKSRALEDAQSKLRDGSSDLEQLLRDKEEELEVYKAGMDQTLIELNELKLNQGDTDTVIDGQIDALIMANLDKINDVIDSVLQSGVQRVDDALYELDSTMQAGNQNASPSYVLSQIEKASSSAMEFATAFNNFIADGPNATHAELIKAINVFAGAIADVCSNAKGITRLATDEKKSDALMNGTRQSAASTVKFFRGLQSFRLEGMDPIQKTDVVINSNNDVQMNLQKLNKLVETFAPNTGKLAGKGDLGDIVDQELSKAADAIAAAAARLAKLKNKPRDGYSTYELKVHDGILDAAMAITNAIAQLIKAATVTQQEIVQAGRGSSSRTAFYKKNNRWTEGLISAAKAVASSTNTLIETADGVLSNRNSPEQLIVASNNVAASTAQLVAASRVKAGFMSKSQENLEQASKAVGAACRALVRQVQNMIKDRNSEDETVDYSKLGAHEFKVREMEQQVEILQLENALSSARHRLGEMRKISYQEE; from the exons ATGGCCGCCGTGCCCGATACCAGGCACACCAA GACCGACCAGGAGTTGGCGATCAACATCAAGAAGGCTACGAACCCCgacgagacggcgccgaagcgAAAACATGTTCGCAGTTGTATCGTTTACACCTGGGACCACCGGTCCTCCCAGGCCTTCTGGGCCGGGATGAAGGT CCAGCCCATTCTCGCCGATGAGGTGCAGACGTTCAAAGCCCTTATTACCGTCCACAAAGTCCTCCAGGAAGGACATCCGAACACACTGAGGGAGGCCATGGCACAAAGGGGCTGGATCGACAGCTTGAACCGCGGCATGGGCGGAGAAGGAGTTCGAGGATACAGCCCCCTGATCCGAGAATACGTCTACTACCTCCTGGCGAAGCTCTCTTTTCACCAGCAACATCCCGAGTTCAATGGCACATTCGAATACGAGGAGTATCTGAGCTTGAAGGCCATCAACGATCCCAACGAGGGCTACGAGACGATCACCGATTTGATGACACTGCAAGATAAGATCGAGCAGTTCCAGAAGTTGATCTTCTCACACTTCCGTCACGTTGGCAACAACGAGTGTCGGATTTCTTCCTTGGTGCCTCTGGTGCAAGAGAGTTACGGTATTTATAAGTTCATCACTAGCATGTTGCGCGCCATGCACTCAA CAACCGGTGATGGCGAGGCGCTCTCGCCCCTGCGTGAGAGATACGACGCGCAGCACTACCGTCTTGTCAAATTCTACTACGAGTGTTCGAACCTGCGCTATTTGACCAGCTTGATCACGATTCCAAAGCTGCCGCAAGATCCTCCCAATCTCTTggcggaagacgacgaagcgCCTGCGCTGCCGGCCCGGCCCAAGCAGGAAATTGAGAGACGTCCGACCCCACCTCCTGAGCCAAAATCCCAGGAGCCCGACGACATCTCCGAGTTCTGGAAGAATGAGCTGGAGCGTCAGAATCGGGAGTACGAAGAGCAACAGAGGGTGCTtgaggagcagcagcggaACCAGATGatgatgcagcagcaggcgcAGGAGCAGGCGCAACGGGAGttcgaggagcagcagcgaAGACTGGCGGAGCAGCAGCGACTTGAACAGGAGGCCTTGATGCAACAGCAGATGCAATACCAGACTCAAGGTCGACTTGCGGAACTGGAGCAAGAGAACTTCAACGCGAGAGCTCAGTACGAGCGAGATCAGCTTATGCTCCAGCAATACGACCAGAGAGTGAAGGCGTTGGAGGGGGAGCTATCCCAGATTCAGGGACACTTTGGCCAACAAATCACGAGCAAAGACGACCAGATCAGAGCGCTCCAGGAACAGGTCAACACGTGGCGCACGAAGTACGAGGCTCTCGCGAAACTTTACTCTCAGCTCCGCCATGAGCACCTGGATTTACTACAGAAGTTCAAGTCTGTGCAACTCAAGGCTGCCTCTGCCCAGGAAGCCATTGAGCGTCGTGAGAAATTGGAGCGCGAAATCAAGACGAAAAACCTCGAGCTTGCGGACATGATTAGAGAAAGAGACCGCGCACTTCACGACAAGGATCGTCTCTCGGGGGCAAACAGGGACGAGGTTGAGAAGCTCAAGCGGGAGCTGCGCATGGCCCTGGACCGTGCCGATAACGTTGAGAGGAGCAAAGGCAACGAGCTCTCGACGATGCTGTCCAAGTACAACCGTGAGatggccgacctcgaggaggctCTGCGGCTCAAGTCTCGAGCTCTGGAGGATGCGCAGTCGAAACTCAGGGACGGCAGCTCAGATCTGGAGCAGCTTCTCCGCGACAAGGAAGAGGAGTTGGAGGTGTACAAGGCCGGCATGGACCAGACTCTTATTGAGCTCAACGAACTTAAGCTGAACCAGGGTGACACTGATACCGTTATCGACGGACAAATTGACGCCTTGATCATGGCCAACTTGGACAAGATCAACGACGTCATCGACTCAGTACTGCAATCAGGTGTGCAGAGAGTGGATGACGCCCTCTACGAGCTGGACTCTACGATGCAGGCGGGAAATCAGAACGCCTCGCCATCATACGTCCTATCTCAGATTGAGAAGGCCTCATCCAGCGCAATGGAGTTTGCTACCGCTTTCAACAACTTCATTGCTGACGGGCCCAACGCCACGCATGCCGAGCTCATCAAGGCCATTAACGTTTTTGCGGGCGCCATTGCCGATGTCTGCAGCAACGCAAAGGGTATCACTCGCCTGGCAacggacgagaagaagagtGATGCCCTAATGAATGGCACCCGGCAGTCCGCCGCGTCTACCGTCAAGTTCTTCCGCGGCCTTCAGAGCTTCCGCCTGGAGGGCATGGACCCGATCCAGAAGAccgacgtcgtcatcaacagcaacaacgaCGTGCAGATGAATCTGCAGAAGCTCAACAAGCTCGTCGAGACGTTCGCCCCGAACACGGGCAAGCTCGCAGGCAAGGGTGACCTGGGCGACATTGTCGACCAGGAGCTCAGCAAGGCTGCCGACGCTattgctgctgcggctgctcgTCTGGCCAAGCTCAAGAACAAGCCGCGTGACGGCTATTCGACTTACGAGCTCAAGGTGCACGATGGTATCTTGGATgcggccatggccatcaCCAACGCTATCGCACAGCTAATCAAGGCTGCCACGGTGACACAACAGGAGATCGTGCAGGCAGGCCGCGGGTCGTCTTCGAGAACCGCCTTCTACAAGAAGAACAACAGGTGGACCGAGGGTCTCATCTCCGCTGCCAAGGCTGTCGCTTCATCGACCAACACCTTGATCGAGACCGCAGACGGCGTCTTGTCGAACCGCAACAGTCCCGAGCAACTCATTGTGGCCTCTAATAACGTGGCGGCATCGACTGCCCAGCTTGTCGCCGCCAGTAGAGTTAAGGCTGGCTTTATGTCCAAGAGTCAGGAGAATCTCGAGCAAGCCAGCAAGGCTGTCGGTGCCGCCTGCAGGGCGCTCGTACGCCAGGTGCAGAACATGATCAAGGACCGTAACTCGGAAGACGAGACGGTCGACTACTCTAAGCTCGGAGCCCACGAGTTCAAGGTCCGGGAAATGGAGCAACAG GTCGAGATCCTGCAGCTGGAGAACGCCCTCTCGTCCGCAAGACACAGACTCGGAGAGATGCGCAAGATCTCTTACCAGGAGGAATAA